The following nucleotide sequence is from Candidatus Schekmanbacteria bacterium.
CTTCCGCCTCTTATCAATACAATAGAATGTTCCTGCAAATTATGTCCTTCACCCGGAATATAACAGGTAACCTCGTAGCCATTGGTAAGTCTGACTCTTGCCACCTTCCTTAACGCAGAATTTGGTTTCTTGGGTGTAGTTGTATAAACTCTCAAGCATACACCTCTTCTTTGTGGACAATTTGAAAGAGCAGGAGAATCAGATTTTTCCTTAATCTTTTTTCGTCCTTTTCTTATAAGTTGATTCAAAGTTGGCATAAAAAACCTTTCTGGTTAAGGGTTAATGTTTTAAGTTAAATTCAGACCTTACTTCCAAAAAATTGCTTGAAAGACTGCATTCTTTAGCTATGAAAAGTCTTTTTGTCAAGCAATTTCTTCATCTAATGCAATTTTTACTTTCCTGTATGCATCGAGTCCTGTGCCTGCAGGAATCAGTTTCCCCATTATTACATTCTCTTTAAGCCCTGTGAGCTTGTCCACTTTGCCGTTTATAGCGGCTTCCGTAAGGATTCTCGTTGTTTCCT
It contains:
- a CDS encoding 30S ribosomal protein S12, with the translated sequence MPTLNQLIRKGRKKIKEKSDSPALSNCPQRRGVCLRVYTTTPKKPNSALRKVARVRLTNGYEVTCYIPGEGHNLQEHSIVLIRGGRVKDLPGVRYHVIRGALDTAGVSNRKKGRSKYGVKRESK